A genome region from Polyangiaceae bacterium includes the following:
- a CDS encoding metallophosphoesterase: MAVQGVKRRGKLGRTTEVGYGFCVRRSVVLPDRGKLIVATDLQGHVNDFDRVATVFEEAAQGPDGAVLVITGDLVHGPELAEEDWPEYLGSFYHGDSVGVLERALELQSRYPGRVHYLLGNHEHAHIGGPIVAKFFPDEALRLEDLLGAERTLAMREWFKTWPFVALAPQAGLVMLHAAPHARITSIDELDALQFDNSNGLTLEEMAARGTLGALLWARTTSSERAWSFLKAIHPDATVAVYGHDVARWGFAIDREPLLCVSTSFGCFDGDKLYLEWDLAEPAKNALDVARRGLRPLYPDAPPVHRTDMDELM; this comes from the coding sequence CTGGCAGTCCAAGGCGTGAAACGACGCGGCAAACTGGGGCGTACGACTGAAGTGGGGTATGGTTTCTGCGTGCGACGAAGCGTGGTGCTCCCGGACCGTGGCAAGCTCATCGTGGCCACTGATTTGCAGGGGCATGTGAATGATTTTGACCGTGTTGCAACGGTGTTCGAAGAGGCCGCACAAGGGCCCGACGGAGCCGTCCTGGTCATCACGGGCGATCTGGTCCACGGTCCCGAGCTTGCCGAAGAGGACTGGCCCGAATACCTCGGCAGCTTCTACCATGGCGATTCGGTCGGCGTGCTCGAGCGAGCCCTGGAGCTGCAATCGCGCTACCCGGGACGCGTGCACTACTTGCTCGGCAATCACGAGCACGCCCACATAGGCGGCCCCATCGTCGCCAAGTTTTTTCCGGACGAAGCGCTGCGCCTCGAAGATCTGCTCGGCGCCGAACGCACGCTCGCGATGCGTGAATGGTTCAAAACGTGGCCTTTCGTGGCCCTGGCACCTCAAGCGGGCCTGGTGATGCTGCACGCGGCTCCACACGCGCGCATCACGAGCATCGATGAGCTCGATGCGCTCCAGTTCGACAATTCGAACGGCCTGACGCTCGAAGAAATGGCCGCACGCGGAACGCTGGGAGCACTCCTTTGGGCTCGAACGACTTCATCCGAACGCGCATGGAGTTTTCTGAAGGCCATCCATCCGGACGCGACGGTGGCCGTGTATGGTCACGACGTCGCTCGCTGGGGATTCGCCATCGACCGCGAACCATTGCTTTGTGTATCAACGAGTTTCGGGTGCTTTGACGGGGACAAACTCTATCTCGAGTGGGACCTTGCGGAACCCGCGAAAAATGCGCTCGACGTGGCGCGTCGAGGCTTGCGACCGCTTTACCCCGACGCGCCGCCCGTCCACCGGACGGACATGGACGAACTGATGTAG
- a CDS encoding FTR1 family protein, whose amino-acid sequence MNIKFASRRILAILFAFAIVILSREHVARADELAAPEIEAQRLVHVLGYVGADYGVAVEGGAITNEDEYKEQISLLDDGAKIAERIAPARSASAKDVDVPALVARVRKLVNEKAAASDVEAATTAARQAIIGAYQLSEAPAQAPVLERGQKLFAQNCAVCHGTLGRADTPQATLLKPAPTNFWDPEIADAMTPFRVANTVRFGVQGTAMVPFSQLTDADRWDLAFYVVSLRHTAQPADSSPTYALAELATRSDASLRVELEGAGVAAKDIPAVLADLRTRAPYEDRAARSPLALARAKLERARVAILRGDREAARGFVIDSYLEGVEPVEAPLKAVDPAIVARLEEHYMSIRAGLDRGDAPGDMGTSIGSTLTELALAENKLNDRRGGGFVSTAFSSAGIVLREGVEAALLVAALLSIAAQAGLRDKRRWIHAGWAVAIVLGILTFLVSQRLVAISGASRELVEGITALLATAVLFYVSYSLLAKREVQRWMKFLKEHVSPRKAALSLFGVSLLAAYREAFETVLFYQAMFASGGSAAAAALGALVGAAALVVLVMAYTRAGKFAPPQVFFRVSSYLLYALAVIFVGQGIAALQMAGAAPAHRVPVPSIPVLGFYPTIETIAAQFVLIALAVGAYLWNKRPSDPSAAAPVRS is encoded by the coding sequence ATGAATATCAAGTTCGCATCTCGTCGCATCCTCGCGATCTTGTTCGCGTTCGCGATCGTGATCTTGTCGCGCGAGCACGTTGCGCGAGCGGACGAGCTTGCGGCTCCCGAGATCGAGGCGCAGCGGCTCGTGCACGTTCTCGGATACGTCGGTGCCGACTACGGCGTGGCGGTCGAGGGCGGGGCCATCACGAACGAGGACGAGTACAAGGAGCAGATCTCGCTGCTCGACGATGGTGCGAAGATTGCCGAACGGATTGCTCCTGCGCGTTCGGCATCGGCGAAGGACGTCGACGTGCCGGCGCTCGTTGCGCGTGTGCGCAAGCTGGTCAACGAAAAGGCCGCCGCGTCCGACGTCGAAGCGGCGACGACCGCAGCGCGACAGGCGATCATCGGCGCGTATCAGTTGAGCGAGGCGCCTGCGCAAGCGCCCGTGCTCGAACGCGGTCAGAAGCTCTTCGCGCAAAACTGCGCAGTTTGTCATGGCACGCTCGGACGAGCCGACACGCCTCAAGCGACGCTTCTGAAGCCTGCGCCGACGAACTTTTGGGATCCGGAAATCGCCGACGCGATGACGCCGTTTCGCGTTGCGAACACCGTGCGTTTCGGTGTGCAGGGCACGGCGATGGTGCCGTTTTCCCAGTTGACTGACGCCGATCGCTGGGACCTTGCGTTTTACGTCGTATCGCTGAGGCACACGGCACAGCCTGCCGACAGTTCACCCACGTATGCGCTCGCGGAGCTCGCTACGCGATCGGACGCTTCTCTTCGTGTGGAGCTCGAAGGTGCAGGTGTTGCGGCGAAGGACATCCCGGCGGTGCTCGCGGATCTGCGCACGCGGGCGCCCTACGAGGATCGCGCGGCGCGTTCTCCGCTCGCGCTTGCTCGAGCGAAGCTCGAACGTGCTCGCGTGGCGATTCTGCGTGGCGATCGGGAAGCTGCTCGTGGGTTTGTCATCGACAGTTACCTCGAAGGCGTCGAGCCGGTCGAGGCACCGCTGAAGGCGGTCGATCCGGCCATCGTTGCGCGGCTCGAAGAACACTACATGTCGATACGTGCAGGGCTCGATCGTGGTGATGCCCCAGGCGACATGGGCACGTCCATCGGATCGACGCTCACGGAGCTTGCGCTTGCAGAAAACAAGCTCAACGATCGGCGCGGAGGAGGGTTTGTCTCGACCGCTTTCTCGAGCGCAGGGATCGTCCTGCGTGAAGGCGTCGAGGCTGCGCTGCTCGTGGCTGCGCTTCTCAGCATCGCAGCGCAGGCGGGTTTGCGAGACAAACGGCGCTGGATCCATGCGGGATGGGCCGTCGCGATTGTCCTCGGCATTCTCACATTCTTGGTGTCCCAACGACTCGTTGCGATATCTGGTGCGAGCCGCGAGCTGGTCGAGGGCATCACGGCGCTGCTTGCGACGGCGGTGCTCTTCTACGTGAGTTATTCGCTGCTCGCGAAACGCGAAGTGCAGCGTTGGATGAAGTTTCTCAAGGAGCACGTGTCGCCTCGAAAAGCGGCTCTTTCGCTCTTTGGCGTGTCGCTGCTCGCGGCCTATCGCGAAGCGTTCGAGACGGTGCTGTTTTACCAGGCGATGTTTGCTTCCGGAGGCAGTGCTGCTGCTGCCGCGTTGGGCGCGCTCGTAGGTGCCGCGGCGCTCGTGGTTCTCGTCATGGCCTACACGCGAGCGGGCAAGTTCGCGCCTCCGCAGGTGTTCTTCCGCGTGTCGAGCTACCTGCTTTACGCGCTCGCGGTCATCTTCGTGGGGCAGGGCATTGCTGCGCTGCAAATGGCGGGAGCTGCTCCTGCGCATCGAGTGCCGGTGCCGAGCATCCCCGTGCTCGGGTTTTACCCGACCATCGAAACGATCGCCGCGCAGTTCGTCCTCATCGCGCTCGCAGTGGGTGCGTACCTATGGAACAAGCGCCCGAGCGATCCCAGCGCCGCAGCGCCGGTTCGTTCGTAG
- a CDS encoding GNAT family N-acetyltransferase produces MTYTFVPELDERLVAEAASHTHEIWSGGFSLDGHIERTKDQLRRAGRDILRYVGLVDETGLVASIKRYGLVVHAPGVGPVPAIGIGAVYTRKDARRKGAAATLLRWLLEDARSTGHALALLYSEIGTAYYERLGFVALPSYEHAASAIDFPDATSLEIRPAGAADEELIIRLHEASWDPSVVRIVRTPEHLRYFRYRNTADCAWMLHRNGSVVGYLIAGIHDGTRDDGVNASSRTLWVDEWAAPGISTADVFGAIRVIAQRESAPRVAAWLSPWHAFPPFTATPRHDTIAMACPLNAPISTIDPHQTFFGSLDHF; encoded by the coding sequence GTGACCTATACGTTCGTGCCCGAGCTCGATGAGCGTCTCGTGGCAGAAGCCGCATCGCATACCCACGAAATCTGGTCCGGGGGCTTTTCGCTCGATGGCCACATCGAACGCACGAAGGACCAGTTGCGCCGCGCGGGGCGGGACATTTTGCGTTACGTGGGTCTCGTTGACGAAACGGGCCTCGTCGCGTCCATCAAACGATATGGCCTCGTCGTTCACGCGCCTGGAGTCGGACCAGTGCCGGCCATTGGCATCGGCGCCGTCTACACGCGCAAAGATGCTCGAAGAAAAGGTGCCGCCGCGACGCTCCTTCGATGGCTTTTGGAGGATGCGCGCTCGACGGGACATGCGCTCGCATTGCTTTATTCGGAAATCGGCACGGCGTATTATGAACGTCTCGGATTCGTTGCGCTCCCATCGTACGAGCATGCCGCAAGTGCAATTGATTTTCCCGATGCAACTTCACTCGAAATACGTCCCGCAGGCGCCGCGGACGAAGAGCTCATCATTCGCCTGCACGAAGCTTCGTGGGATCCCAGCGTCGTGCGCATCGTGCGTACGCCCGAGCATTTGCGTTATTTCCGTTATCGCAATACCGCCGACTGCGCTTGGATGTTGCATCGAAATGGATCCGTCGTCGGTTACTTGATCGCGGGTATTCACGACGGAACTCGGGATGACGGAGTGAACGCATCATCCCGCACGTTATGGGTGGACGAATGGGCCGCACCAGGCATTTCGACAGCCGACGTATTCGGCGCCATTCGCGTGATCGCTCAGCGTGAATCCGCCCCGCGTGTTGCCGCATGGCTTTCGCCTTGGCATGCGTTTCCGCCATTCACAGCAACCCCGCGCCACGACACCATTGCAATGGCGTGCCCTCTGAACGCTCCAATCAGCACCATCGATCCGCACCAAACTTTCTTCGGATCGCTCGATCACTTTTGA